In Nocardioides luti, the DNA window GCTCCGTGGCCAGGTGGATCGAGACCTCCAGGCGAGTCAGCACGTAGGCGACCGCGACGCCGACGGCCTCCGCGGCCCGGCCCTCGCGCAGCAGCCGCTCGCGGCGCTCGGCGGCCCGGGCCCGCGTCTCCCGCTCGGCCTTGGCCGCCCGGACGAGCGAGTCGGCGCGACCGTGCAGCGCGCGGGCGCGCTCCTCGGCGGTGCGCAGCGACAGCCGGGCGTCCATCTCGCCCTGGCGGGAGGCACGGGCCTCGTCCACCAGGCGCTCGCGGTCGGCGGTGTCGGGCTCCTCGTCGGGGGCGTCCTCGGCCTGCGCGAGGCGGGCCTCGAGGTCGGCGAGCCCGGCGAGGTCCTGCGCGCGCGCCTGCTCGGCCTTGGCGATCGCCTGGGTGACGCGCTCGGCCTCGGCGCGGGCGGAGCGGGCCTGGGAGCCGTACTGCCCCAGCTCCTCGGCCACCGCGGCGAGGGTCGCGTCGGACTCGTGGAGCTTGGCCAGCGCGACGTCGACCCGCTTCTGCGCGTCGAGGCGCTCGGCCTCGAGGCGGGACATGTCGAAGCCGAGCCGCTCCGAGGACGCGATCGCCTCGGCGAGCTGGGCGGCGGCCTCGTCGACGGCGGCCTGGATCTCGATCAGGCTCGGCTGGCTCGAGGAGCCGCCGGAGGCGAAGTGCGCGCCGAGCACGTCCCCGTCGCGGGTGACCGCGGTGAGGTCGGACATGTCGGCGACGAGGGCGCGGGCGGCGGCCAGGTCGTCGACGACGGCGACCTTGAACAGCAGCCGCGCCAGGGCGGGTCGCAGGGCGTCGGGGCACTCCACGACGTCCACGGCGTACGCCGCGTGGCCCGGCAGCCCGGGCCAGGAGGTGTCGTCGGTCGGTCCGCCGCCGAGCAGCAGGCCGGCGCGGCCGAGGTCGTCGCCCTTGAGGTGGCCGATCGCGCGGACGGCTGCGTCGGCGTCGGTGACGGCGACCGCGTCGGCCGCGGAGCCGAGCGCCCCGGCGACGGCGGCCTCGTAGCCGCTGCGCACCGACAGCAGCGCGGCGACGGAACCGAGCATCCCGGAGACGTGGTCGGTGGCGGCCAGCAGGGCACCGGCCCCGTCCTTGCGGTTGAGGCCCATCTCGAGGGCGTCCTTGCGGGCCAGCAGGGCGCCCCGGTCGCGGTCGGCCTGCTGGGCCTCGTCGCGGGCCTTGGCCAGGCGGTCCTCGATGTCGCCGAGCAGGCTGCTCGCCGCCTCGTGCTCGGCGTCGAGCCCCTCCTCCCCCGCGTCGAGCCCGGCGACCCGGGTCTCGAGGGAGGTGAAGTCGCGCTGGGCGCGGTCGGCGCGGGCCACGGCCTCCTCGCGGGCGAGCTGGAGGCGTCCGACCTCGTCGTCGGCCGCGGCGGCGCGGGACTTGAGCGCGTTGACCTGCCCGTGCAGCCGGGCCAGGCCCTCGCGGCGGTCGGCGGCGGCGCGCTGGAGCCCGGAGATCCGGCGCTCCTCGGCGGCGGCGGCGTCCTCGGCGGCCTTGCGGGCCGTGACGGCCTGCTCGAGCGTGGTGCGCTGGCGGTCCACCTCGGCGGCGATCTGCTGCTCCTGCTCGCGGACCCGGGTCGCCTCGGCCTCGAGCTGCTCGGGGTCGCGCCCGGAGTGGCTCAGCTCGGACTCGGTCGTGCCGGCGGCGTTGCGGACCCGCTCGGTGGCCAGGGACTGCGTGCCCCGGAGCCGCTCGCGCAGGCCGGAGAGGGCGAACCACGTCTCCTGGGCCGCGGACAGCGCCGGCAGGTCCTCGCGCAGCGCGGCCTCGAGGGCGGCCTCGGTCTCGCGGGCCTCGGCGACGGCCGCCTCGACCAGCGCGCGGCGCTCGACCAGGATCGACTCGTCGGCCAGCTCCTGCTCGAGCGCGGTGCGGGCGGTGACGAGGTCGTCGGCCATCAGGCGGGCGCGGGCGTCGCGCACGTCCATCTGCACGGCCTGGGCCTTGCGGGCCACCTCGGCCTGGCGGCCGAGCGGCTTGAGCTGGCGGCGGATCTCGGTGAGGAGGTCCTGCAGCCGGGTCAGGTTGCCCTCGGTCGAGTCGAGCTTGCGGAGGGCCTTCTCCTTGCGCTTGCGGTGCTTGAGGACGCCTGCGGCCTCCTCGATGAAGCCGCGGCGGTCCTCGGGGGTCGCGTGCAGGATCGTGTCGAGCTGGCCCTGCCCGACGATCACGTGCATCTCGCGGCCGATGCCGGAGTCGCTGAGCAGCTCCTGCACGTCGAGCAGCCGGCACGAGCTGCCGTTGATGGCGTACTCCGAGCCGCCGCTGCGGAACATCGTGCGGCTGATCGTGACCTCGGCGTACTCGATCGGGAGCGCGCCGTCGGAGTTGTCGATCGTCAGCAGCACCTCGGCGCGGCCCAGCGGCGGGCGGCCGGAGGTGCCGGCGAAGATGACGTCGTCCATCTTGCCGCCGCGCAGCGACTTGGCGCTGGCCTCGCCCATCACCCACGCGAGCGCGTCGACGACGTTGGACTTGCCGGAGCCGTTGGGGCCGACGATGCAGGTGATGCCGGGCTCGAGCTGGAGCGTCGTGGCGGACGCGAAGGACTTGAACCCCTTGAGGGTCAGGCTCTTCAGGTACAACGCGGTGGCTCCTCACCATCGTCGGGCCGCCCGTCCGGGCGGTCCGTGCACGGCACTGCGACGGGGCTGCATCATGGCAGCCACGAGGGGGGAAGCCCGGTGACGGGTACAGCGCCGCTCACCCTACCCGGCGTCGTACGCCGCCCGCGGGAGGTCAGGCGGTGTCCTCCGCCTGACCTCCCGCGGCCGCGACCGGCTCCTCGTCCGCGTGCGCGATGTGGGAGAGCTGCCCCCAGATCAGGACGACGAACACGGCCGAGCCGGCGAACGCGAACCAGAACGGCGCGGTGATCCCGGCGTGCTGGGCGAGGAGCCCGCCGATGCCGGAGCCCAGGACGAGTCCGCCGAAGACGCCGACGCCGTTGACGCTCCCGACCCGCCCCTGGAGCTCCGTCGGGACGGCGCGCTGCCGGACCGTGACCGAGGTCGTGCCCCACACGAACGCGTGCGCCCCGAAGACGAAGAAGATCACCATCGCCACCCACGGCACGGTCGTGAGCGCCAGGAACAGGTGGGTGAACGTCTCGATCACCAGGCCGATGCGCATCAGGTTGCCCAGGCTGACCCGGCGGGTGATCCAGCCGTACGACAGCGTGCCGGCCAGCCCGCCGACCGCGGAGACCGTGGTGAGCAGGCCGAACCCGACCGCCCCCATCCCGAGCCGCTGCGTCGCGTAGAGGACGAGCACCGACCAGGCGGCGCCGAAGGTGATGTTGAAGGTGAAGATCGTCAGCACGAGGGTGCGCACCGCCGGGTGGTGGCGCACCCAGCGCAGCCCATCGACGATGTCCTGCCGCACGTGCGTGTCCGCGGCCTCCTCCCGGCGGTGCGGCGGCAGCACCACCCGCGAGACCAGCAGGGCGCCCAGCGCGACGAGCACCGCCTGGGTGACGAAGGGCAGGGCCGCGCCGGCCGCGAACAGCGCCGCCCCGATCGGCGGCCCGGCGAGCTGGTTGACCGTGATGAAGCCGGTCTGCAGGCGTGCGTTCGCGACCGCGAGGTCGTCGCGGGCGACGACCATCGGAAGCAGGGTCTGCGAGGAGTTGTCGGCGAACACCTCGGCGGTGCCGAGCAGGAAGAGCGCGGTGAGCACGACCGCCCGCAGCAGGTCGACGGTGACGACGATGAGCCGGCGGTCGAGGCGGTCGGACAGGGCCCCGGCGTACAGCCCGAAGAGGAGCGGCGGCAGCCACTGGAGCAGGGCCGCGAGCGCGACGAGGAAGGGGTCGTGGGTCTGCGAGGCGACCAGGAGCGGTCCGGCGGCGATCGCGATCCCGTCACCCAGGTTGGAGATCCACGACGACGCCAGCAGCCAGCGGAAGCGGGTCCCGAGACGTGCGGGGACGACGGCTTCCAGCAGGCGGCTCACAAGTCGAGGAGCCTAGGGCAGGGAGGTCACCGGCCACGTCCGGTTTGCGGCGGGACGACCCCCCGCGCCCAGCACGGGGGGTCGTCCTGCGTCCGGGGCAGGGATCAGGCGCGGGCGCGGGCGCGGCGGCCGCGACGGCGTACGGCGAGGGCCAGCGCCATCGCCCCGCCGACGAGCCCGAGCGGCACCGCGGTGTCCTGGGCACGGTCGGCGACCGAGGGGTGCGGGACCACCGAGGCGGTCGGCCGGGCGCCGATGCCGTCGCCGGGCACGTCCACGGCGTACACGTCGAGACCGCGGACGGCGTCGATGGCGTAGACGACGTTGGACGTCCGGCCGGTGTCCTTGCCGTTCTTGTAGACCGGGACCCAGACGTTGTCCCAGACCTCGGA includes these proteins:
- the smc gene encoding chromosome segregation protein SMC; amino-acid sequence: MYLKSLTLKGFKSFASATTLQLEPGITCIVGPNGSGKSNVVDALAWVMGEASAKSLRGGKMDDVIFAGTSGRPPLGRAEVLLTIDNSDGALPIEYAEVTISRTMFRSGGSEYAINGSSCRLLDVQELLSDSGIGREMHVIVGQGQLDTILHATPEDRRGFIEEAAGVLKHRKRKEKALRKLDSTEGNLTRLQDLLTEIRRQLKPLGRQAEVARKAQAVQMDVRDARARLMADDLVTARTALEQELADESILVERRALVEAAVAEARETEAALEAALREDLPALSAAQETWFALSGLRERLRGTQSLATERVRNAAGTTESELSHSGRDPEQLEAEATRVREQEQQIAAEVDRQRTTLEQAVTARKAAEDAAAAEERRISGLQRAAADRREGLARLHGQVNALKSRAAAADDEVGRLQLAREEAVARADRAQRDFTSLETRVAGLDAGEEGLDAEHEAASSLLGDIEDRLAKARDEAQQADRDRGALLARKDALEMGLNRKDGAGALLAATDHVSGMLGSVAALLSVRSGYEAAVAGALGSAADAVAVTDADAAVRAIGHLKGDDLGRAGLLLGGGPTDDTSWPGLPGHAAYAVDVVECPDALRPALARLLFKVAVVDDLAAARALVADMSDLTAVTRDGDVLGAHFASGGSSSQPSLIEIQAAVDEAAAQLAEAIASSERLGFDMSRLEAERLDAQKRVDVALAKLHESDATLAAVAEELGQYGSQARSARAEAERVTQAIAKAEQARAQDLAGLADLEARLAQAEDAPDEEPDTADRERLVDEARASRQGEMDARLSLRTAEERARALHGRADSLVRAAKAERETRARAAERRERLLREGRAAEAVGVAVAYVLTRLEVSIHLATERRTAVEQARQGREQDLLAIRARLRELGREHDELVNSVHRDEMARTQQRMRIEQLEERALEELGLDPDGLVADYGPDQLVPATSPLARVDGAEGGAEGDEDVYPDPVPFVREEQQKRLRSAERSLSMLGKVNPLALEEFSAMEERHKFLTEQLEDLKKTRKDLLDIVKEVDDRVQQVFTEAYADVERAFDATFARLFPGGEGRLVLTQPDDMLNTGIEVEARPAGKKVKRLSLLSGGERSLVAVCFLVSLFKARPSPFYILDEVEAALDDTNLGRLLEIYEELRENSQLLVITHQKRTMEVGDALYGVTMRGDGVSAVISQRLRAEPA
- a CDS encoding MFS transporter, producing MSRLLEAVVPARLGTRFRWLLASSWISNLGDGIAIAAGPLLVASQTHDPFLVALAALLQWLPPLLFGLYAGALSDRLDRRLIVVTVDLLRAVVLTALFLLGTAEVFADNSSQTLLPMVVARDDLAVANARLQTGFITVNQLAGPPIGAALFAAGAALPFVTQAVLVALGALLVSRVVLPPHRREEAADTHVRQDIVDGLRWVRHHPAVRTLVLTIFTFNITFGAAWSVLVLYATQRLGMGAVGFGLLTTVSAVGGLAGTLSYGWITRRVSLGNLMRIGLVIETFTHLFLALTTVPWVAMVIFFVFGAHAFVWGTTSVTVRQRAVPTELQGRVGSVNGVGVFGGLVLGSGIGGLLAQHAGITAPFWFAFAGSAVFVVLIWGQLSHIAHADEEPVAAAGGQAEDTA